The genomic window GGGCGTTGCTCGTTGCATTCCTCGTGGGTGTGCCGCTGGGGTTCTTCGCAGCGACCCACCGTGACCGGTTCGGCGACGCCTCGCTTCGGATCTTCGCGATTCTGGCGTACGCAGCACCGGTGTTCTTTGTCGGTATGTTGCTCAAACTGCTGTTCGCGGTGAAGTTGGGCTGGCTACCGGTCGCGGGTCGCGCAAGCACGAATGTCGAACTGGCATTGCAGAACGTCTCGCCGAAAACCAACATCCTGTTGATCGACTCGGTGTTGTACGGCGAACCGGCGTACACGGGTGACGTTCTGAAACATGCGGTACTGCCGGCCATTGCACTCGGCTTGCTCACGGCAGGGGTCTTTCTCCGGCTGGTGCGAGTGAACCTTCTGCAGACGCTGCAGTCCGGCTACGTCGAAGCGGCCAGGGCACGTGGTGTGAGCAGCCGGACCGTCACGCTGCGGCACGCATTCCGCAACGCGATGATCCCGATCGTCACGGTGATGGGTCTGCAGATCGCGACGCTGCTCGGCGGAGCGGTACTGACGGAGACGACGTTCGAGTGGAAGGGTCTCGGGTACGAACTCGCGCGTTACCTCAGCGCACGAGACTTCGTCGCCGTGCAAGGAATCGTGACTTTTCTTGCTCTGGTCGTCGCCGTCGTCAGCTTCGTCACCGACGCGATCGTGGCACTCATCGACCCGAGAGTGAGGTTCTAGATGAGTACCGAAGTTGTTCTCGCACAGGTCGATGCAGGCCGGCCGCATCGTCGCGGATTTCCTGGTCTTGCATTTGTGCGTTCCACGTCCGGCGTGCAACGGGCCACATTGATCGTCGGGCTGGTACTGATGGCGATCTTCATCCTCGCTGCAGTGTTCGCGCCGTTGCTGGCACCGTACGGCTTTTCGCAGACAAGTGACGACGGCGGAGAATTTGCGCGTCAGTCGGCGCCGTCCGCGCAGCACATTTTCGGTACGTCGGTGCGCGGGGAAGACGTATTCTCGCGAGTGATCTACGGTGCTCGAACAGCATTGATGGTCATCGCAAGTTCGTTGATCCTGTCCATCGTGATCGGAGTTCCGCTCGGATTGGCGTCGGGCTACATCGGTCGGTGGTTCGATCGAGTTCTCGTGCTGTTCATGGACGCGATGTACGCGTTTCCGTCGTTGCTTCTGGCGGTTGTCATCTCGATCGTCGTCGCGGGAGGTCAGTCGAGCAGCTTCGGTGGTATCGCCTCGGCTGCCATCGCGATCACGGCGATCTTCGTTCCGCAGTACTTCCGCGTCGTACGCAATGCGACGGTTGCCGTCAAGACCGAACCCTATGTCGACGCCGCTCGCGTGACCGGTGCCAGCACGGTTCGAATCCTGTTCCGGCACATCCTGTCCAACGTAGTTCAGACTCTCCCGGTCATCATCACGCTGAACGCGGCCGAGGCAATCCTGACTCTCGCCGGCCTCGGATTCCTCGGCTTCGGGATCGAACCGACGTCGGCATCGGAATGGGGATACGACATCAACAAGGCTCTGCCCGATATCTCCAACGGCATCTGGTGGACTTCGGTGTTCCCGGGTCTCGGCATCGTGTTGATTGTTCTCGGTATGACGATGGTCGGCGAGAGCGCAAGCGAAACGATGAATCCGCTTCTCCGTACACGAAAGAAGAGGGTGAAGGCATGACCGACGCGGCGTTGAAGCTCACGGGGCTTTCCGTCACCTTCTCTACCGACAGCGGCGACGTCGACGCCGTCACGGAGGTGTCGTTCGAGGTCCGGCCGGGTGAAGTGCTTGCCGTCGTGGGGGAGTCGGGCTCGGGCAAGTCGGTCAGCGTGCGGTCTGCGATCGGGCTTCTGCCCGATACAGCTCGGGTGGCCGGATCCGTCGTACTCGGCGGAACCGAGGTGACCGAGCTATCGGACAAGGCGTGGGAAAAGCTTCGCGGCCAGTCGATCTCGATGATCTTCCAGGAGCCGGGAAGCGCACTCGACCCACTGTTCACCGTCGGATTTCAGATCGTGGAGGCACTGCGTGCGCACCCACGTGACGACGGAAAA from Rhodococcus sp. P1Y includes these protein-coding regions:
- a CDS encoding ABC transporter permease, with the translated sequence MSTEVVLAQVDAGRPHRRGFPGLAFVRSTSGVQRATLIVGLVLMAIFILAAVFAPLLAPYGFSQTSDDGGEFARQSAPSAQHIFGTSVRGEDVFSRVIYGARTALMVIASSLILSIVIGVPLGLASGYIGRWFDRVLVLFMDAMYAFPSLLLAVVISIVVAGGQSSSFGGIASAAIAITAIFVPQYFRVVRNATVAVKTEPYVDAARVTGASTVRILFRHILSNVVQTLPVIITLNAAEAILTLAGLGFLGFGIEPTSASEWGYDINKALPDISNGIWWTSVFPGLGIVLIVLGMTMVGESASETMNPLLRTRKKRVKA
- a CDS encoding ABC transporter permease, which produces MPTTAPVSGVEGNNEKLVQQASAPSRYGALARYLGIRFLLIIPTAWILVTVVFFLMRVIGDPITAALGGRLPAEQIAQRKAEAGYDRPILTQYWEYLKGLLTGDFGKSATDNREIADVLLVNGAATLELAFWALLVAFLVGVPLGFFAATHRDRFGDASLRIFAILAYAAPVFFVGMLLKLLFAVKLGWLPVAGRASTNVELALQNVSPKTNILLIDSVLYGEPAYTGDVLKHAVLPAIALGLLTAGVFLRLVRVNLLQTLQSGYVEAARARGVSSRTVTLRHAFRNAMIPIVTVMGLQIATLLGGAVLTETTFEWKGLGYELARYLSARDFVAVQGIVTFLALVVAVVSFVTDAIVALIDPRVRF